Proteins from one Nyctibius grandis isolate bNycGra1 chromosome 2, bNycGra1.pri, whole genome shotgun sequence genomic window:
- the LOC137660619 gene encoding organic solute transporter subunit alpha-like — protein sequence MEGEANGTLHPSCAASQPPYSQELLQSLDLPGRFLFAVLTLMTLIANLVFIDEAVYIYRKIPSSKISVIIWINAAAPVIATTSCIGMWIPRSTMFTDFTAAVFFAIVIHKFLLMMIKECGGQKLLLRRFENGRFKISTGPCCCCCLCLPRVRITRRTLFWLKLGTFQFAFLRPVLMFLSIVLWTNGNYTLYNLSPKGAAIWINCFVGVLTIIALWPVGIMFQQVRTLLICKKIIPKFALYQFILILNHLQAAIINILAMQRIIPCAPPLSSTARGAYMTQQLLIMEMFLITVMSRVVYRRRYDDLEPPQWTAEEAADNKQTPKIIPNGAVSEGGLPRV from the exons ATGGAGGGCGAGGCGAACGGCACCCTCCACCCGTCCTGCGCCGCCAGCCAGCCGCCCTACTCGCAGGAGCTTCTCCAGA gcCTTGACCTACCAGGGAGATTTCTCTTTGCAGTCTTGACTCTGATGACACTGATTGCCAATCTGGTATTTATAGATGAAGCAGTCTACATCTACAGGAAAATCCCCTCCTCCAAAATATCAGTCATAATTTGGATTAATGCTGCAGCTCCA GTGATCGCTACTACTTCATGCATTGGCATGTGGATTCCTCGCTCAACGATGTTTACAGATTTCACAGCAGCAGT ATTTTTTGCCATAGTTATCCACAAGTTCCTGCTGATGATGATTAAAGAGTGCGGAGGTCAAAAGCTGCTCCTCAGGCGTTTTGAAAATGGTCGCTTCAAGATCAGCACcggtccctgctgctgctgctgcctttgcctccctCGTGTGCGCATCACTAG GCGAACCCTCTTTTGGCTGAAGCTGGGCACctttcagtttgctttccttCGACCCGTGCTCATGTTTTTATCAATAGTGCTTTGGACTAATGGCAATTACACCCTTTACAAt TTATCTCCCAAAGGAGCTGCAATATGGATTAACTGCTTCGTTGGTGTCCTCACCATTATTGCTCTGTGGCCAGTTGGAATCATGTTTCAACAAGTCAGGACTCTCCTTATCTGTAAGAAGATCATCCCAAAGTTTGCTCTTTATCAG TTTATCCTCATTCTGAACCACTTGCAGGCAGCTATTATCAACATCTTGGCCATGCAAAGAATTATTCCCTGTGCTCCACCACTCTCCTCTACAGCAAGAGGAGCAT atatGACCCAGCAGCTCCTCATCATGGAAATGTTTCTGATAACCGTAATGTCAAGGGTGGTCTATCGGAGAAGATACGATGACCTAGAGCCTCCTCAGTGGACGGCTGAAGAAGCTGCGGATAACAAGCAGACTCCTAAGATTATCCCGAATGGCGCAGTTAGTGAAGGTGGATTGCCAAGGGTTTAG